In the Glycine max cultivar Williams 82 chromosome 19, Glycine_max_v4.0, whole genome shotgun sequence genome, TTCATCTAAGCACCACATTTTCACCTTCCCTTTGCCGTCGCACCTCGACACTTCATCTCTAACTCCATTGATGTATAAGGTGCATGCTTATGGAGTTTTTCATGAAGCGTTGGTGGTGGGCCTGATTTTTTCATGTTCAATTTACATCGGATCGGAGTTTCTTGTCCAGACTCGTCCATTGTTCACCCCTACATGAAGGGTGTGATTGGGGGGATACGACCATTGGCTAAAATGGAAATGAGTGCATCAATTCGATgacaaagatgaaaaattggATCATTTGAGagtcaatttaataataataataataataataataataataataataaaactagcAATTTGGATGTTTCATGAACTTGAACAAATTAAAGAAACTGGTACAgtaaaaatttgattgaatgGCTTAAATGTTTTTCATGTCTAAGTTGTGAAATTACACTCATGATCCCACACATGAAATCAATATGATATGGATCAATATGACAAGAAACACCACTTAGGAGCTAAAAAACAAGATGAGAGAGTATTATCCCCATCTTTTTCTAGGTAAACAAAATGATAAAGGATGAGAATTTTCTTATGGTCCTTTTGATTGATTAAAACTTCTCGTACTAATATCCAACaattgaaaatcaaatcaaCTGAAGGATAAAAACAttggaaaatcaaaattttctattGCATCATATCAAATTTCACATTTGATTTTACAAACTAAACATATAcatatgtatttatatttttattcataaatttataacatcactcattttcatttttatttcttatatatttataaaattatcatataatttatatttatttatgagaaatatatttaattaaaaatatttttttataaattatttgagttaaaataaataaatattctattattagttatataataacatataaataaaatattttttattttaaattatttttattatatttattttataaaaccaattcaattcaaatattttaaattggattggattatatcaaattaaaaatttaaattaaatcgattgaataataaattaaaaaagtcaaaaaacaaTTAGATGgaataatttttctctaaaataacGTATGTTTCactttagattaaaaaaaagagttattggaaaacacaaattaatcATGTATTGACTGGAAACAAACTTCACCTTTTGTTACTTATAAAACTGAGACAACTTTTTTCAAAAGACACCCACCCAAACCTCTGTCTTATCTTTCACCTATGTTTTCTTTCCCCCAGCCATATATCCTTCCCCGCTTTCTTAATATTTGTAACAGAAAGAAaactgttgttttttttttttttaacaaaagaatGCGCACTGAAgcttttttcaaaagaaccatgCGTTGGAAATAAATCACGATAGAACACTTCCAGCACACATGACGACGACATTGCACAGTTTTGAAAAGCTAACGTCGTGTGCTgtacaataaatatttcttaaaaaaacaaatatcaatataatatatatatatatatatatatatatatatatatataaacaaaaataataataaaatcgaTTAATCCGATTATGATGTTATATGTAATATGCACatgtttttagtatttattataaagaCTATAATTAGAAGTTTTTCTATTtgaaatttagttatatttaaaaaagtttatttcttttcaagtgTGAGAATCAAACCTATATCTTTCTTACAAACTTAGAGTATATGACCAACTGAGCTATACTGAttaggtttattttttattattttgatcttataactaattgtataatttcaaatttaaaaacaaacgtTACATAAATTTAAGATACATTACAACcaattaaataattgtttttaacaCTTGGTAATTAATTAtcgtaattataaaaattatatcataacaaataataaattaattgttgtgttgtataaaataaaaagtatataatcTTTAATGATTTAATGGATCGATTTTATTGGAATACATATATATTGCAATCACATTAATtactatataattatatatttttataaattaaaaacataataaaaattcagcaacatttaaattgaaaaggaaTGTATTTGATGTGGACACGTTGTCATATGACATTTGCCTATATAACAAAACCTTGTTGTATAATGTTCTAGTTGTTAGAATGCGttaacattatatataaagaatttttatatttttattcaatcatgtattttcatatataataaatttattaatttttaaagtatttactttaaaatttaagtttaagacaatttctaattgatttataatatatattaaaattaaactctttttatAAGTATCattaaatttgagtttaattattattgctATTTATTTAGTAAAATCTAAAGTAGATCCTTAAGTGATCGTGGTTTTTCTCATCATAtactgttaaattttaaatcacaCGTATAGTTAATGTCTCTAAAGTTGTGACGTGACtagtctattttaaaaaaaaatgaatttagataagagaaaatttataataatccaTAATATTATTTAACGAAATGAGTTAAATTCTTTTGATAAATAGAGGAGGATAAATGTACTatggaaaataaaatcattgcttgAACCGATTATATCACCGATTCTGGTCTAATTGGTCAGATGTGCCGGTTTGAGTCAGTTTTTGTGTAGAATCATTGTTCCGAGCGAGGGAAAGGTAAAAATATGGCGCATTCATTAAACAGAAAAACAATGTATTAAACCAAATcaaaatccaaacaaaacaaCTGATAAAAGTACATATATACAACCCACAAACATTTTATTTAGTATAATTGCAATCATTTGTAGGTCAATGCATAGGGTGCTcgctgatatatatatatatatattaaaaaaaaaaacttgcataGGTTGCTTGAAACACCGAAGTCTTGACTTATTAAGTAGCTAGTGTGAAGTGATTGTCCATATTATCGATTAGTTGTTCTGGTATCAACGAAACTCATCAATTACATTCTGTCCCACTTGGAAACCTTTGGCGAGAATCTCAGAAGGAATAGGTGGAGTAGACAGAAACACAGCACTTGAAATACCGATAACTCCTGCATTTTGACTGCTAAAAGCAGTGATGGCAACAGCATTGCCTTTCCCCACATTGTATTGGAAATGAATGAGCCCAATTGGGAACACAAACACATCACCCTTGTTGAGCACTTTGGAAAAGAGACGATTATTGTCTTGGTTGGAGGAGACAAATCCAACAAAAAGAGTGCCTTCCATGACCATAAGCATCTCAGTGCCTCGAGGGTGAGTGTGTGGAGGGTTTAAACCCTTTGGTGCATAATCTATGCGAGACATAGACACGCCAAGCGTGTTTAGTCCAGGTAATTGTGCAACATTCACAGGACTCAGTCCTAAGCCCAATTGGTTGGCAGTGCTCCCGGGTTCCACATGTCTGAAGAAATCTTCAGGAATCGTGAGGTTGGGATGTTTGCAGAATTTTCCATTCACATATACTACAAAGTACAAATTAacaagagtttttattttatattttatcagtGAGAAtcaaatacacatatataagtAGGTGTACAATAATTTACCTACGATATtcaatcaaatgaataataaactaaaaataataaaatgagcaTTTTAATCTAACCAGACTCAAAAAAATGTTGactcaaatataatttagtcAATTTGGGTTAACTCAATGGGCTATTTtggtttgatatttttaatttttctttaaattagactcaaaaaataaattcaattaagtCTATTTtggtttgatattttttaatttttctttgaatttatataaatatatattaaaaaagcaTAGTGGATCAATATGGATCCAATGCATCACTGGACTTAAATGGACTACAAAAATAAAGTTCATGTCCAATTTGAAATGATCCTACCCAACCCATTTTTCACACTTAACTCAATGGGTGAGGCATTCCATTTTGTCATCtttctaatgtattttttttttcattttagtccttataatatttttgttcattttgaattaatatttattaaaactattggttaaattaattttcttatcctggaattatttgataatttttaattaggtcctaaaactatttttctttcagACGACGGGTCTCTaaacctatatttttttaattaggtctcagggacctaattaaaaaataaatacaagaaGTTCAAGaacttattgaaaaaaaattcatagttcatggatctaattaaaaaatgttaactcTCTTTAAGCCAATATTTTCACTTTTGTAGGCTAATATTCTCACATTTGCAACTTTGGGAGTTCTAAATTTAGTATTATCAACCTGCAGGGACTTGACAATTTTAATTAGGTCAtaaactatttttcatttttaaacaagtccttgaactttttttaattggatccctaaacttgtatttattttttggtaaaatatatttttcgtcctcataaaattaaaaatatttgaattttatcctTACAAAAATTACAGTATATTTTTCGTCttcctaaaattaaaatgtgttaaaTAGATAAGAGGTAAGTTGGATAAATTCGAACCTACAATTATGATTTTtacttcttatatatataactaatgtaaatataatattttttataccagttatatatatatatatatatatatataaccaatgcaaatgtaacattttttaaataagttatgcATATAACCGGTAAAAAAGTTATACACATAAATTTGGATGCTTTGAgtaaaaaatgatgcattttaattttacgagcacgaaaaatatgttaaaaatttttcaaaaataaaatatgaatattttcaattttatgaggacaaaaagtatattttcaaaaaaaaattatttaagcctATTTAACCTGCTTAAAATTTGGATAGCAAGAATTCTGAGGAATGTTTGTACATACCACCGTTGGTTTCATTGGTTGCCACACAAAAATCTTGCAGCGGACTAGGGTCATAGGCAGAGACAATGGAGGATGCCAAAGCCAAGATGGCAACAAGGAAGTAGAtaactttcattcttttttttccttagtGCTACTCTTAATTCTGCTGTATATGTAGTCGCTTGTGAGGATTGTAATTGTTATTCATGTGAAGCTTGCTATTTATAAGGATGAGGCGTTGAATTTTTGTTTACTTTCTGTACCGTATAATTAAGTCTTTATTTGATGATGGACCATTCTTCAACAACTAATATATCCCAGCTTGATGAAAGAGTAGACTAAGGAGTTAGATGCTCCACGTgatgaaaaacaaaagtttCCGTATTACCTCTTCCACTTGGCTTTAGTTTCTACCGAATTCTTGTTCctgtaatattatttaaaaatttgatgcTCCTTAAGTAAATGAAAGATCGATTTAAAGCATGTTTGGGTTAACGTTGATGGGGTTGAATATAAGTTTTTCAGCAGATTGAAAACCTTTTTTGTGTTGATATGTTGAATTTGTCTCAAATTTTGTGTAACAATAATTTAAACTGATAAATAAACATGCACTTAATTAGATTTCTTTCAAAATTTCAGACTTGATGATAAtagtttaaagtattttaaatattactttttttgttcTAAGTTATCTTTTATTGGTTTAAGTGGTGATAGACACAAAATTTACAAACACTAAAATCAGGCCCGGTCCTCCTGAGGGTTATTCTGAGAGGCGATCGAACCGAGCCCCATAATTAAAGGagccaaaaaatattaatatgataaaaaaaaaaagtttttaattcttttgataataacttaattttattgctttcaattattaattttaacttatccaaagttaataaaattttaatttcctccATTAAATTAAACATCTTTTTGCatgtaatattttgtatttatatgtatattttaattgagaaaatattttatatgtaaaaaaatatataattttgatgaaattgcatgtctattttttaatggaacatatattcatattttaagcTTAAATACAATCTTAATCTGCCTATTTTGCTTAATATGTAAAGTTGTTTCCTCCATTTTTAggcttatgttttttttttttgtttaattgaaCTCTAGATtgaatatattcatttaagatgtcataaaaataatataattatgtaaaGTATAAGAAATAAATGTGGGCAAAATTGAGGATCTGACAAAAAATgaggattttttaaaataaggagACCAAATGTCTCTCTTTGTGATCTGATTGATTTTTAATGGTTTGAATGCATAATTAAAAGCCAGTTTTAATTGTAGAagggtctaatttttttttttttaaattaagagactaagaaaaggaaatttaaatccagggaataaaaaataataaaagatcaaatttaagGGACCAAGAAGATATTTA is a window encoding:
- the LOC100306389 gene encoding germin-like protein precursor (The RefSeq protein has 1 substitution compared to this genomic sequence), which codes for MKVIYFLVAILALASSIVSAYDPSPLQDFCVATNETNGVYVNGKFCKHPNLTIPEDFFRHVEPGSTVNQLGLGLSPVNVAQLPGLNTLGVSMSRIDYAPKGLNPPHTHPRGTEMLMVMEGTLFVGFVSSNQDNNRLFSKVLNKGDVFVFPIGLIHFQYNVGKGNAVAITAFSSQNAGVIGISSAVFLSTPPIPSEILAKGFQVGQNVIDEFR